tcttttttcttttctttcttttcctctacctccccttcttttcttttctttttcttctccctttctttctctctctttttttcttttctctatctttcctttctttcctttttttctctttctgttTCTCTCCCTGTATGGATGTAGTTCGAAGACTTGAGCATCCCGATCTCATTTTCTTACAAGAATGAAATAAGATGGTCGAGACACACTCCATCTTGCTGGGATATAAAATCCTGACAGCTTGTAGTCTATGAATCTTTCATTTgtctataaaattttatttatgagataatttatagtttttatcataaaatagtaAATAATTGATGTTAAAGCTTATCTATTTAGTTGCTTCTTTTTTGCAGGTTACAATTATAGTTGTAGAACTTTTTATTATTGctatttttggatcaattttgacAACTTTGTTATCTTATAAATAGATCTTGCAATTTATTCTCTTGTCATAGTTGCAAAAATCTTTCTTAATTTTGGTTGCTAGTGGTAGAGGAGTTGTCTTTGTTGTCTTTGtgttagaattaaaatttttctgTATCAAAGATTGAGCTAAACATGGTATAATTTTATCTAttcatttttatatatttatttttaggggTGCAAATGGATCGGATTAGATCGAGTCATAAGTGATCCCGATCTGACCTAGTTTCTTGATTGGATCCTAATATTGGACATACACCCAACCCAATAGATGATCGAGTTAGGTCGATAGACTTCGTAATCAAAATTTTCGACTCAACGAACCATTCAGATTGGTTGGGTCCATATATAATCAACCCCAACCTAAAAATTTGTAGCCAACTACACTTTAATTATCACATTACTAACTATTATTAACCATACAAAATGTATAATAAACAATATTGCTCTCCAAATAAATTAggatatgaaaaaaaattctaaacctATTTTTATGTTAAAGATATTATTcatataagttttaaattataactTAGAGGCTTCAACAGACTCGGATCTTAATGATATATGGAGTTTAGATCAGGtcagatttaatttataaatccaaatccgatctgaaaaataaaataaatctaattttagaattttaCCCAGCTACATGATTCCTTTAAAATGGATCGGGTTAGATGTAAGCGAATCAGGTCATATCGGGTCACAGATCAACCCGCCCATTTGCGGCCTTATTTATATTCAAGTTGTaaatcatatattttaaaataatttattgacGTAAGTAATATATATAGCTTATATTGTTCTCCCATGTAATTAGCAAAAATGATTTGGTTTCCCATATAGCCCATAATTTACTTAAATATAGCACACACAAATATCAAATTAAGGCATGAACCTATCATGTACCACAAAAActgaaaaacaacaacaacagaaaaagaaaaaaaaaaagaaaaaaaaaaaggcatcaaCCTATCTCTAATAATCAGAAACATCGGAGATGATAAAAGTAATGGAGACTCGGGGGAGAGAGAATTAATTTTAGTTTATTTATCCTCCATCCAAATCCAGAATAGTATTAGCAATGCACAGATTTTTCCACCTACCAAGATTTTCAAAGCTTAGATCCTTttataaattttatcctatgatcATACGGATGGCaattggatcggatcggattggatGATATATGGATCGAATTAATATggttggatcaaaaaatcatcaacccaaatccaatctgtttattaaacgaatcaaaaattcaaatatgaacccaacctatttattaaacagataatccaattcgatctatttaatttatttattaaataaattaaattagattaaatgagttaaatagattaaataagtcAGATTAAATAGTTCATAAACAAACAAtagattttaaacagattaaataggtcataaacggattaaacagattaaacagatcgaGTTAAATAGAccagaaataaattaaataggttttaaatatattaaataagttaaatagattaaatcgaTTATCTGGCTCAATCTGATCTgagtattaaataaattaaacagattagatatttaaaatcaaaatataatttaaatattaaataaaaaataaatttataatttaaatttatttagccTAAATCGAAATCTGCCCAGCAGATTGAACAAGGCCGGATTAGCGGTCGGGTCATGTGCGGACTCTAAATCATAGATAGGCCTTGATCGGTTCCGCCGGTATATCTTACCCATCCTGCTCGCCATTCCGGGATCTGGAAGCGATAATCCCCTACTCCCTTACCTTCTTCTCCGCACTTCATAgaagacaagaagaagaagacatcgAAAGAAGAACGAAAGAAATAAAACAAGGAGGACCTCCGAAAACCCTAAAGCCATGTCGGAGCTCCTCCCTCCCCGATTGGCAACGGATCTCTTCGGCGATCCCATCGAATCCCAGCCCCTCTGGTTCAAGGCCTCCTCCTTCCACAGCCCGGACTTCGACCCAGAGTCCTACATCGCCGACCTCCGCTCCTTTGTCCCCCTCGAGAGCCTCGCCGCCGAGCTTCGCGCCCACCTTTCCGCCCTCAAGGCGGAGCTCGTCGACCTCATCAACCGCGACTACGCCGACTTCGTCAGCCTCAGCACTCGCCTCGTCGATGTCGACTCCGCCGTCGCCCGCATGCGCGATCCCCTCGCCGAGTTCCGCGACAAGGTCGCCGCCTTCCGCACCGTCGTCGACTCCTCCCTCTCCAACCTCCGCAGCGGCCTCCGCCAGCGCGCCGAGGCCTCCGCCGCCCGCGAGATCCTCGAGCTGCTGCTTGACACCTTCCATGTCGTCTCCAAGGTGCCTGCATCTGAAAAGCCTTTAGCGTGCTCCTGCTTTGGATTATCTATCATGTATTCTTATGCATTTCGGTTCTAGAGTTTCGTAGAGAGAAATTAGTGGCGAAATATCTCGTTTCTCTGATCGAAGGGGCAACCTTTCTAGCTTCGTCGACCTAATTTTGCTGTGGATCCCGTGATCTGAATGTGCAATTTGACGGAAAAGCCCCTTGCACTTACTATCAGATTTAATTATCTACTCTCCCCATAATTTTTCGTTGGTAATTGGATCCATTTGTGGGTTGCATTTTGCCAGACAAATGAATGAATGTTTTTATAAAGCTTTTGATTCAGTTCGTGGTCAATAATATAAATTCAATCATCTGCCATCCCATTTTTCATCAGTTTTTTCCTTGTTGCCTTATAACAGGCAAATAAGCCGACGAAATTTGGAAACTGACTTTGTCTTCTAAACTTCTTATACTATTTTCTTGTCATCTCAATCTTAGAGTTTCTTTTCACATTCTTCAATCTTCAAATTTCGTTGTCTTGTGAAATTTCAATGTGAAGTGTGTTATCTTATTTGATCATAGCaccttatattttttcttataagATCTGGAAGCCTTATAGCTCGGGTATGACTATTGATCAATTGTTCATTGAATGCTGTAGAGTTTCTGATTCAACCTTTTTCTTCAGGTGGAGAAACTCATCAAAGAATTACCAACTACAGCTTCTGATTTGTCAAGTGCAGACATAGCATCTATAGAGAAGAGCTCTCCAAACAGCGGAAATTCCTTGCAGCACATAGAAAGTGGGGCAAATCTCAGAGAGACTCAAAGCATTCTTTTGGAAAGAATTGCTAGTGAGATGAATCGGCTTAAATTCTATATGACTCATGCAAAGGTCTTCTTCACTTACCTAGCATTATTGTTGTGCTCTATCATGTAATAGTTCATTTTGTCATTGTTAATTTGCTAGGAATGTTCTTTCTGTAGGATTAAGCATTGACTTATGTTTCTTATCTTATGTGTGTTTGCACTGTTTAAGGATCTGCTGATAAAAGATAAAAACTACAGCTAAAAGGTATGGGGTGCAAATGAAAATATTATTGATTGGTTATATGCATTATCACATTTGACCAGTCTTCTGTTGACATATATTAATGTAgacatggttattaatttgatattCAGTATCGCTGTCCATATCCGGTGGAATACATATTTGAGATAATGACACATCCACCCATCCACCTACACACATACAAATATATCAGAAACATTCAGGGAAGAGAGGAAGGTGTAGATTAGACAGTTCTAAATTTGGATGGTTAAAGGGTATAGGAAGTCAATAGTGAACCATGAAGCACCAAATCCTACTTATCAGGAAAGTCTCACGGGTACTATTGTATATATAAGGACAGTGAATcctcctattttttcttttttctttttttttttttaaattttattttagagagGGCAAGATAATTTTCTTGACTGTACTATTTTCCCTCAATATATTTAACCTGCTGGAACAAATTTGGCCTTAGCATTGCATGCATGCTTTTCGTGCTGCTTCTATTCCAGCTTATGTACTAAATATTTATCTAATTTGTCCATCTGTCATGGAAAAAATGGATTTTTTTAACTATCTTCTTTTGTAAAAACTTATGCATTTTCTTATTTCTATTTTAAATTGTGGCAGTACAGAACCTCCCCTTCATTGAGAACATGGAGAAGAGGATCCAGAATGCTATATCATTATTGGATGATAGCTTAGGTCATTGTTTTGTGGATAGCCTAGAGCATCGAGATGCAAATGCAATCTACAACTGCTTACGTGCATATGCTGCAATTGATAACACCTCAGCAGCTGAGGAGCATTTTCGCACAATTATCGTGTCTCCCTTGATTCATAAAATTATTCCGCATAGCCACTCGCCAGTGGTTGGTTCATCAGATGGACTTCAGGAGGATTATTGGCAAATAATGCAATGCATTGAGAAGGATTGCAAGTTTATACTGGAAATATCAGCATCAGGTTTTACCAACATGCTTTTTAATCATCCTGTTCAGCACTCTTCGCAATTTTCCAGCTAACTTATGTTATTTTCCTCATGTTAAGAGCGCATTGTTGCTATCATCTCATTCAATTTTTGCTGTGATTTCAGCAAATTCAGGTTTACATGTTTTTGATTTCCTAGCAAATTCAATACTTAAGGAGGTCCTTTTTGCTATTCAAAAGGGGAAACCTGGGGCATTCTCTCCTGGAAGACCTACAGAGTTTCTACAGAACTATAAATCAAGCTTGGGTTTCCTTGCATTTCTTGAAGGTAGTGCCAGCTACCATTTGAAACTGTAGCTTGTGAGAGTGAGGCTATATGGATAAATCTGCAAGTTTATGAAATAGAAACCTGTTTATCAATGAGTTTTGGAAGTTACTTTTGAAGTATATGTTTTTATGAGCAAGCTCTTTAGCTAAAATGTTTGCATTCATGCATGGGGGGCCtgtcgcttttctttttttttttttttattggacaTTTTTTTTGACATCCCATTTGCTTAGGAAGACGGATTTAGATGACTCTAATGTCTATCTATCTGGTCCTCTTTGCCTATCTATTTGTCTCTGTGTATGTGGTGCCGCAGATGCACGTGAGGGTGTGTTGGTGGGTCTCTCCCTTTTCCCCTCCTCTTTTCCCAGTTGTCTCTCTCATGAGCAAGATTTATTTATGCTTGTTTTAGGAATAATGTATGATGAGAAAATATGATGTTTCATCTTAATTTATGACAAAATTATAATTCACAGATCTTTTCTAACTGGAATTCCAGAATTCTTGGCTGCTGCACATTTTTAGGTTAGTTTGCTTGCAGTACTTATTGACCATTTTTTCAATATGCAAGGTTACTGCCCATCCAGATCTGCAGTGGCAAAATTCCGATCAGAGGCTGTTTATGTAGACTTCATGAAACAGTGGAATGTTGGGGTTTATTTCTCACTTAGGTATTTCCTATAAATTGTGATGACTTATATTTGTGAGTTGTTTCATTGCTTTATGAGTTGTAATACAACTAGTGATTCAACTAATTCAGATTTCAAGAGATTGCTGGTGCCCTGGATTCTGCTTTAATGGTTACTACAATTACCCCTGCTGAAAACTTGCATGGCAATCAAGGGAAATATCAGAAACTGGCATTGAAACAAAGTGTTGCATTGCTGGAAAGCTTGAGATCCTGCTGGAGTGATGATGTTCTTGTTTTTTCTTTCTCTGATAAGTTCCTTCGCTTATCTTTGCAGCTTATTTCTAGGTCAGCATACCCAAGAGCAtcttctctcctctccctctcccccccaccccacccccgcaaatatatatatatatatatatatatatatatatatatatatatatatatatacatatatatatatacatatatacatacatatatacatacatacatacatacatacatatacatacatatacatacatatatacatacatatatacatacatatatacatatatacatatatacatatatatacatatatatatatatatatatatatatatacatatacatatatatatacatatatatatatatacatatacatatatacatatatatatacatatacatatatacatatatatacatatacatatatacatatacatatatacatatatatacatatacatatatacatatatatacatatacatatatacatatatatacatatacatatatacatatatatacatatatatatatacatatatatacatatatatatatatatatcatatgttTGGCTGTATGCCAATTTTCAAatgtatgcttttttttttttgacatgaaAACAGATACTCGACTTGGTTGTCATCTGGTCTAGCTGCTCGCAAAGCACGTGGTGCTAACTCAAACTCTACACCAAACTCTGAATGGGCTATATCTGTGCATGTGGAAGATTTTGTTTATGTATGATCTGGTTTACACTTCCTAGCTGAATGATTCTTCTTGCCATTTTCTCATAGAAGATGTGCACTTTTGTTATATATGAGCTTTTCTTTCAGTTACATTTTTAATTGAAATACTATAAGCTATTGCAGATGGCTATTCACTTCTCATTCTATCATTTTCTTTGGTGTGAAAATGAGAACGATTCACTGTATGACTTCAAAACACTCTGATTATCTCTTTAAAGGTTGAACCATATATGTGCTACGAAACACTATTCATCATCTTGAACTAGAAGTGCTATGCTGTTGTGTCATTAATCCATGACAAGATCATCatctaaatttttctttttttactcaCTCGCTATGCTAAATTATATGACCATAACCATCAAGTGTTGTCCAAATTGTCAAGGTCAAACCTATGGCACCAAGTTTTCCTATTTAGGGTTGCCTTTCATGTTATTTCAAGCATTTCATATCCTAGTCCAGGGCTACTTCCAGACTTTATTTGTTGTGAGACATTAAGTAATAAACTCAACTTAAAAAATACAAGAAATAATGGAACTCATGAAAAATcagtaaaaaaaatgaaaattgtTTTATCACTTGTGAAAATGTCTTATCTAGACCCAATCGTCAAAGGCATTGCAGACTAATGAAAAGAGGAGAGATTAAAAATTATTACTATATCTAGAGAAAAGTTAAAGAAACATATAATTCTAATTTTGACTTGCATGAAGTATTATAGGCATATATACATTATATGCATGtagtgaatgcttcttttgctttATATGATACATAGGAAATGTTGATTTGTTATTTGTTTGCTCATTTGACTAGACTATCTAAATGCTATTTTGAACTTTGAGAAACCTCCTTGATTGGAAGATCGGTAGGAGTGAAAGATAGCTTTCTAAGCAAGTTGATTGATAGAGTGAATGTCAAATGACTAGTGCACCTAAATGATACTCACATAACACATAATGTGTCATCAAAAGGGTTAATGGTTGGTTGTCGAGATATATGGATGAAGTTCATTACACACGTGCTTATGTAGGATTTATAGCTAAATATGTATCGTATGGAGTAAAGTGATTCCACAAAACTGTTGAGATGAATTGGGAAGGGAATTTCCTTGCTTTGTTGTTGACATTCGATTGTACATTCATAGAGTTGTCGCTGTGCCGTAAGATCTAACATAGGTAAGGTTGATGGAATTGGACATTGGAAGGATTACTTCTGTTGGGAAAAGATTTTTCTATGGTGATCCTTAAGAGATTTTATTTGTAGAGGAGA
The DNA window shown above is from Elaeis guineensis isolate ETL-2024a chromosome 8, EG11, whole genome shotgun sequence and carries:
- the LOC105049676 gene encoding conserved oligomeric Golgi complex subunit 2 isoform X3 yields the protein MSELLPPRLATDLFGDPIESQPLWFKASSFHSPDFDPESYIADLRSFVPLESLAAELRAHLSALKAELVDLINRDYADFVSLSTRLVDVDSAVARMRDPLAEFRDKVAAFRTVVDSSLSNLRSGLRQRAEASAAREILELLLDTFHVVSKVEKLIKELPTTASDLSSADIASIEKSSPNSGNSLQHIESGANLRETQSILLERIASEMNRLKFYMTHAKNLPFIENMEKRIQNAISLLDDSLGHCFVDSLEHRDANAIYNCLRAYAAIDNTSAAEEHFRTIIVSPLIHKIIPHSHSPVVGSSDGLQEDYWQIMQCIEKDCKFILEISASANSGLHVFDFLANSILKEVLFAIQKGKPGAFSPGRPTEFLQNYKSSLGFLAFLEGYCPSRSAVAKFRSEAVYVDFMKQWNVGVYFSLRFQEIAGALDSALMVTTITPAENLHGNQGKYQKLALKQSVALLESLRSCWSDDVLVFSFSDKFLRLSLQLISRYSTWLSSGLAARKARGANSNSTPNSEWAISVHVEDFVYVMHDISFLVGELSGHYLGHVLQLLESCSAEVLDLVKQSILQAGKALENLLPIVMDTMIEAIVEKSIEDLRQLKGITATYRMTNKLPVRHSPYVSGILRPLKVCGLVFL
- the LOC105049676 gene encoding conserved oligomeric Golgi complex subunit 2 isoform X2, coding for MSELLPPRLATDLFGDPIESQPLWFKASSFHSPDFDPESYIADLRSFVPLESLAAELRAHLSALKAELVDLINRDYADFVSLSTRLVDVDSAVARMRDPLAEFRDKVAAFRTVVDSSLSNLRSGLRQRAEASAAREILELLLDTFHVVSKVEKLIKELPTTASDLSSADIASIEKSSPNSGNSLQHIESGANLRETQSILLERIASEMNRLKFYMTHAKNLPFIENMEKRIQNAISLLDDSLGHCFVDSLEHRDANAIYNCLRAYAAIDNTSAAEEHFRTIIVSPLIHKIIPHSHSPVVGSSDGLQEDYWQIMQCIEKDCKFILEISASGYCPSRSAVAKFRSEAVYVDFMKQWNVGVYFSLRFQEIAGALDSALMVTTITPAENLHGNQGKYQKLALKQSVALLESLRSCWSDDVLVFSFSDKFLRLSLQLISRYSTWLSSGLAARKARGANSNSTPNSEWAISVHVEDFVYVMHDISFLVGELSGHYLGHVLQLLESCSAEVLDLVKQSILQAGKALENLLPIVMDTMIEAIVEKSIEDLRQLKGITATYRMTNKLPVRHSPYVSGILRPLKAFLDGEHVAYLTHNARNELLHGATIRITSRYYELASDLVNVARKTESSLLRLRQGAQRRVGASSDALDNNISDTEKICMQLFLDIQEYGRNLAAIGIKAADIPAYRSLWQCVAPEDKQTQIVF
- the LOC105049676 gene encoding conserved oligomeric Golgi complex subunit 2 isoform X1; its protein translation is MSELLPPRLATDLFGDPIESQPLWFKASSFHSPDFDPESYIADLRSFVPLESLAAELRAHLSALKAELVDLINRDYADFVSLSTRLVDVDSAVARMRDPLAEFRDKVAAFRTVVDSSLSNLRSGLRQRAEASAAREILELLLDTFHVVSKVEKLIKELPTTASDLSSADIASIEKSSPNSGNSLQHIESGANLRETQSILLERIASEMNRLKFYMTHAKNLPFIENMEKRIQNAISLLDDSLGHCFVDSLEHRDANAIYNCLRAYAAIDNTSAAEEHFRTIIVSPLIHKIIPHSHSPVVGSSDGLQEDYWQIMQCIEKDCKFILEISASANSGLHVFDFLANSILKEVLFAIQKGKPGAFSPGRPTEFLQNYKSSLGFLAFLEGYCPSRSAVAKFRSEAVYVDFMKQWNVGVYFSLRFQEIAGALDSALMVTTITPAENLHGNQGKYQKLALKQSVALLESLRSCWSDDVLVFSFSDKFLRLSLQLISRYSTWLSSGLAARKARGANSNSTPNSEWAISVHVEDFVYVMHDISFLVGELSGHYLGHVLQLLESCSAEVLDLVKQSILQAGKALENLLPIVMDTMIEAIVEKSIEDLRQLKGITATYRMTNKLPVRHSPYVSGILRPLKAFLDGEHVAYLTHNARNELLHGATIRITSRYYELASDLVNVARKTESSLLRLRQGAQRRVGASSDALDNNISDTEKICMQLFLDIQEYGRNLAAIGIKAADIPAYRSLWQCVAPEDKQTQIVF